The following are encoded together in the Argopecten irradians isolate NY chromosome 5, Ai_NY, whole genome shotgun sequence genome:
- the LOC138322637 gene encoding protein Tob1-like: MHVEISVALNFVISYLYSKLPRRRVDLLAEELEKGLKGKFEGHWYPDKPIKGTGYRCVRVNGEKVDPVIIKAIYECGLDLTEVQSYLPAELILWIDPCEVSYKIGEKGPVKILYSERRDEESTEKADREVQAAAGRSFNPDAQCFKPIDNLSSSFGSMNLSPGGLSPSSPTSSNGWPNSASTSPSCALFNSTSSMGGGVCVGNGSTVPSAPASTSTKSPLPAYVPKQDRVPTQFTASTFAQTKFGSTKLKTQAKRPTRLSPTEFGNYFRQRSAAALQTANYNSPQRPRSLSPRDPRVEFYIDQQQRVFMTQQQQQQHQQQIQQLHQQQQQQQQQQLQQQQQHTALRSPQHHAVPATGDLYHNSSPVTHHVPSFGGLGELLPGPLPSPVGSTAVSPENQKSFIEGLNLSTVPYSSQYPHMLLAN; encoded by the coding sequence ATGCACGTCGAGATATCTGTAGCCCTCAATTTTGTCATATCGTATCTCTACAGCAAGTTACCAAGGCGACGGGTTGACTTACTGGCGGAGGAATTAGAAAAAGGACTAAAGGGCAAATTTGAAGGTCATTGGTACCCGGACAAGCCAATTAAAGGTACGGGTTACCGGTGTGTAAGAGTGAACGGAGAAAAGGTCGACCCCGTTATTATCAAAGCTATCTATGAATGTGGCCTTGACCTTACAGAGGTTCAGTCCTACCTTCCGGCTGAACTGATCCTGTGGATTGACCCATGTGAGGTCTCCTACAAGATAGGAGAGAAGGGACCTGTTAAAATCCTATACAGCGAACGACGTGACGAGGAGAGCACTGAGAAAGCCGACCGCGAGGTACAGGCGGCAGCAGGTCGGAGCTTTAATCCTGACGCTCAGTGTTTCAAACCTATCGACAACCTTTCGTCGTCCTTCGGGAGCATGAACCTATCTCCTGGAGGTCTGTCGCCTTCCTCACCCACGTCGTCCAATGGTTGGCCAAACAGTGCCTCCACGTCACCCTCGTGTGCCCTCTTCAATTCAACGTCGTCCATGGGAGGCGGTGTATGCGTTGGAAATGGCAGCACAGTGCCGTCCGCCCCCGCGTCTACGTCGACCAAAAGTCCTCTACCAGCATACGTCCCAAAACAGGATAGAGTTCCTACACAGTTCACAGCCTCCACATTTGCCCAAACTAAATTTGGCTCAACAAAACTTAAGACACAGGCCAAACGACCAACGCGCCTCTCTCCTACAGAGTTTGGAAACTATTTCCGTCAGAGATCCGCTGCTGCTCTCCAGACCGCTAATTACAATTCCCCTCAGCGGCCAAGGTCCCTGTCCCCTAGGGATCCACGCGTAGAGTTTTACATAGACCAACAACAAAGAGTATTCATGACacagcagcagcaacaacaacatcaacaacaaatcCAACAGCTACATCAacagcagcagcaacaacaacaacaacaactgcAGCAGCAGCAACAGCATACCGCCCTGAGATCGCCCCAACATCATGCTGTTCCGGCAACTGGGGACCTGTACCACAACTCGTCACCAGTTACACATCATGTCCCGTCATTCGGAGGTCTCGGAGAACTACTTCCGGGTCCACTTCCGTCTCCTGTCGGTTCCACAGCGGTATCGCCCGAGAACCAGAAGTCTTTCATCGAAGGATTGAACCTCAGCACAGTTCCCTACTCGAGCCAGTATCCCCACATGTTACTGGCCAACTGA